Within the Bacillus pumilus genome, the region TATATGATAATATGTTATAAACGATTTAGCAAGAATGAAACTAACCAATTTCTAATCAACTTCTTTTAAAAACATGAAGGGGATAACAAAACATGAACAAAGACACCGTGATAAAACACTATGAACACACCCTTGAATGGGTACAGTCATTAGTGGAAGTAACAGACGAAAAATGGCGTAGCGCCATCGCTGATGGAAAGTGGAGCATTGCTGAGATCATCGCACATTTCGTTCCGTGGGATGAATTTATTTTACACGATCGCCTAAAGGAATTTTGGAACGATCGGGCCTTATGTAAGGCACCGGATGTGCATGAAATGAATCGACAGTCAGCTGAAAGGGCAAGGCACGAAGAGAGAAGCGCGACGATCGGTCGGTTTATT harbors:
- a CDS encoding DinB family protein, with product MNKDTVIKHYEHTLEWVQSLVEVTDEKWRSAIADGKWSIAEIIAHFVPWDEFILHDRLKEFWNDRALCKAPDVHEMNRQSAERARHEERSATIGRFIAVRTELLQEMKKIEASRWTTPFLIGQTELTLSSYFPGLIKHNLHHMEQVKQALSTKRR